A stretch of the Deltaproteobacteria bacterium IMCC39524 genome encodes the following:
- a CDS encoding SDR family NAD(P)-dependent oxidoreductase: MKKNSGEQNQKTAATTPLAIVGIGCLFPQAEDKGTFWTNIKNGTDSIIEVPETHWRSDDYFDADPKTADKVYAKYGGFLSPVDFNPMEYGVLPNALEAIDTSQLLGLVAVDQALQDAGYTTEKEFDRDRVSVIIGVTGTLELVVPLGARLGHPRWREALKDAGIADAIAEDVMQRISDSYVPWQENSFPGLLGNVVAGRISKHFDFGGTNCVVDAACGSSLSALNLAAMELAAGKSDMVVTGGIDTFNDIFMYTCFSKTPALSPSGHAKPFADNADGTTLGEGLGIVVIKRLADAERDGDKIYAVIKGIGASSDGRGAAIYEPSAAGQQKALRRAYEQGGVDPQTIELIEAHGTGTKVGDAVEVTALKEVFGEAESPWCAIGSIKSQIGHTKAAAGSAGLIKAAMALYNKTLPPTIKVEKPQEAMTAATSPFYVNTETRPWIPRGDHPRRAGISALGFGGSNFHCLLEEYQPLKVAADWQGDVQIAAFSAADESGLASALQNFPADAAWNTLRLAADESRNNFAAQQACRLLMVFEKDKSKPAAQVKSALAMLKSSDQDSWSTPDGSFFAKGELDGTLAMLFPGQGAQYPGMLKDLATQFPQFLDSFTTADRAFLSNTNGKEGRLVELVYPRPGFDQASRDQNVANLQATEVAQPALGAVSLGARDVLDTFGVTAEAYAGHSYGELTALCSGGYFDIDAFHSLSRLRGELMAAGDGDRGSMLAVSAPLDQVETFLKNSGLQLVLANRNTPEQGVLSGATAEIEKAVKLLDEQGLRYKQLSVAAAFHSELVADASGPFGERLQEIKFGKPTASVFANTTGSVYPEEAKKTRDILAAQLACPVDFVAEIEAMYAAGMRTFLEVGPGARLTGMVKAILGERACQAIAVDASNGKRSGINDLARALAQLSALGYPVVLSNWDEGYAASIKSKQGKKPGMTIPLTGANYFKRPAKRPPVAQQAAPVATPAAAPVAHAVPQAVSTPSSTAPVTDAGSLQEALQMTRQSMQALQNLQEQTSRLHQQFLAGQEAATHSFLNLVDQQNRLIQGQPLKPAVAPVAQAPVAAVAPVQPMAAPVAPVPTAVTAAPAPIFAPAFDSNKVSSILLAVIAEKTGYPEEMLELEMTLDADLGIDSIKRVEILSALQEQLPEAPAVKPEDLGTLQTLGQIIEHLSAGMAASPTAAAAALPAVDSNVVSATLLAVIAEKTGYPEEMLELEMTLDTDLGIDSIKRVEILSALQEKLPEAPAVKPEDLGTLQTLGQIIAHLSAGMSPASAAQGAVPVAAPEVDGRRISSVLLEVIAEKTGYPIEMLEMEMALDTDLGIDSIKRVEILSALQEKLPEAPAVKPEDLGVLQTLGQIVDHLSAGMVIDAPVAQAAAAPALDSGRVASVLLEVIAEKTGYPIEMLEMEMALDTDLGIDSIKRVEILSSLQEKLPEAPAVKPEDLGVLQTLGQIVEHLAVAGNKSAAPVTPVATSSPLDRDAVAATLLDVIAGKTGYPVEMLELEMALDTDLGIDSIKRVEILSALQDKLPGAPAIKPEHLGTLQTVGHIVDFLASVSGVSEPEAKVEAPLELPSVGSGVERKVLKAIPLPSSGNRESLNLAKGSLVWVSDDGSELTNALCQQLEAQGLKAEKTSLAQLDGLVPNDNLAGLVLVAPHSGSDDLFLQSAFRLMQLAEPALKAAADKSGAVMATVSRLNGCFGLADGGAVTDALSGGLAGLAKTAGHEWPEVACKAFDLSADLTDVNKSAEMLVGELLVDGVQEVGFSTQGLQTLSLVEEAISGEKLDSPVDYGDVVVVSGGARGVTAEVAIALAASSRATLLLLGRSAAPQSEPVWLEGLQGEAVIKKAVVANADSPLKPKDVGRKCQEILGNREIRQSLRRIKEAGGQAIYRSVDLRDGGAVAAVIKDVREEYGPVKGLIHGAGVLADRLIKDKTAEQFELVYSTKIAGLRNLLTAVADDALKFMVMFSSSTGRFGRTGQVDYAVANEILNKIAQEEAAQRSDCRVLSLNWGPWDGGMVTPALKKVFAEEGVAVIDLKAGADYLVEEIATPPGGPVELVILGGREEAASEVSSQSHDNIYVSKAFDLEVSIEQYPFLKSHVIDGKAVLPMAVMIEWMAHGAIHNNPGLRFHGFNDLRVLKGVTLEQGQSHTLQVMTGKSFKSGGVHVVPVELSGVAANGKQFVHCRARIVLAAKLPEGKVAMERVELQAYSRPIEEVYQPDRLFHGPDFHGIREVIGCSADGIASMVRPAPLPTDWIKQPLRNSWLSDPLALDSSFQLMILWSFERYKSASLPVFAGRYRQYLERFPESGAEIRIRVTNQNASKAAAEIDFVDPGSGALIARIEDYQCVIDTSLNASFQRNKLQGVA; encoded by the coding sequence TTGAAGAAAAACAGCGGAGAACAGAATCAGAAGACAGCGGCAACGACGCCGTTGGCAATCGTCGGTATCGGCTGCCTTTTTCCCCAGGCAGAAGATAAGGGAACCTTCTGGACCAATATCAAGAATGGTACGGACTCGATCATCGAGGTTCCCGAAACCCATTGGCGTTCAGACGATTATTTCGACGCCGATCCCAAGACGGCTGACAAGGTTTACGCTAAGTACGGCGGCTTCCTCTCCCCGGTTGATTTCAACCCGATGGAGTACGGCGTTCTGCCCAATGCGCTTGAGGCGATTGATACGTCGCAATTGCTCGGGCTGGTTGCCGTAGATCAGGCGTTGCAGGATGCCGGCTATACGACTGAGAAGGAATTCGATCGTGATCGCGTCAGCGTCATCATCGGCGTGACCGGAACTCTGGAGCTGGTTGTGCCCCTCGGTGCCCGCCTCGGTCATCCGCGCTGGCGCGAAGCGCTGAAAGACGCCGGCATCGCCGATGCGATCGCCGAAGACGTTATGCAGCGCATCAGTGATTCATACGTCCCCTGGCAGGAAAACTCCTTCCCCGGCCTGCTCGGCAACGTGGTTGCCGGACGGATCAGCAAACATTTTGATTTCGGTGGCACCAACTGCGTGGTCGACGCCGCGTGCGGCAGCTCCTTAAGTGCCCTCAACCTGGCGGCGATGGAACTGGCCGCAGGCAAATCGGACATGGTGGTCACCGGCGGCATCGATACTTTTAACGACATCTTCATGTACACCTGCTTCAGCAAGACTCCGGCCCTGTCTCCTTCCGGCCATGCCAAACCTTTTGCCGATAATGCTGACGGCACGACTCTGGGCGAAGGCCTGGGAATTGTCGTCATCAAGCGTCTGGCTGATGCCGAGCGTGATGGGGACAAAATCTACGCTGTCATCAAGGGTATTGGTGCGTCAAGTGATGGTCGCGGTGCGGCGATTTACGAGCCGAGCGCTGCCGGGCAGCAGAAAGCTTTGCGCCGGGCCTACGAGCAGGGTGGCGTTGATCCGCAAACAATCGAACTGATCGAAGCACATGGCACCGGTACCAAGGTTGGTGATGCTGTCGAAGTTACTGCGCTGAAGGAAGTTTTCGGCGAAGCGGAGTCGCCCTGGTGCGCGATCGGATCGATCAAGTCCCAGATCGGTCATACCAAGGCAGCTGCAGGCTCTGCCGGTCTGATTAAAGCCGCCATGGCGCTCTACAACAAGACCTTGCCGCCGACCATTAAAGTCGAGAAGCCACAGGAAGCAATGACCGCGGCAACCTCTCCATTCTATGTCAACACCGAAACCCGCCCCTGGATCCCGCGCGGCGATCATCCCCGCCGGGCCGGTATCAGCGCGCTCGGTTTTGGTGGCAGCAACTTCCACTGTCTGCTTGAGGAATACCAGCCGCTCAAAGTGGCTGCCGACTGGCAGGGTGATGTGCAGATCGCTGCCTTTAGTGCCGCAGATGAAAGCGGACTGGCCTCCGCTTTGCAGAACTTCCCGGCCGATGCGGCCTGGAACACTCTGCGTCTGGCTGCTGATGAGAGCCGTAACAATTTTGCTGCACAGCAAGCCTGTCGTTTGCTGATGGTTTTTGAGAAAGACAAATCCAAGCCTGCCGCTCAGGTGAAAAGCGCTTTGGCTATGCTCAAGAGCAGCGATCAAGATTCCTGGAGCACTCCCGACGGCAGCTTTTTTGCCAAGGGTGAGCTTGATGGCACATTGGCGATGCTGTTCCCCGGTCAGGGCGCCCAGTACCCGGGCATGCTCAAGGACCTGGCGACCCAGTTCCCGCAATTCCTCGACTCCTTCACGACTGCCGATCGAGCTTTTTTGTCTAACACAAACGGCAAGGAAGGTCGTCTGGTTGAACTTGTTTATCCTCGCCCCGGTTTCGACCAGGCCAGCAGAGATCAGAATGTTGCAAATCTGCAGGCAACTGAAGTTGCCCAGCCTGCACTCGGTGCTGTCAGCCTCGGAGCCCGCGACGTACTGGACACCTTCGGCGTTACTGCCGAAGCTTATGCCGGTCACAGCTACGGAGAGCTGACCGCCCTCTGCTCCGGCGGCTATTTCGATATTGATGCGTTCCATTCGCTGTCACGCCTGCGTGGCGAATTGATGGCCGCCGGTGACGGCGACCGTGGTTCGATGCTGGCGGTATCCGCACCTCTCGATCAGGTCGAAACCTTTCTCAAGAATTCCGGGCTGCAACTCGTTCTGGCCAATCGCAATACTCCCGAACAGGGCGTCCTCTCCGGAGCGACGGCTGAAATAGAAAAAGCCGTCAAGCTCCTCGATGAGCAAGGCCTGCGTTATAAGCAACTTTCTGTTGCAGCGGCCTTCCACAGTGAGCTGGTCGCTGATGCCAGCGGCCCCTTTGGCGAACGTCTGCAGGAGATCAAGTTTGGTAAACCGACGGCCAGTGTCTTTGCCAACACCACCGGAAGTGTTTACCCGGAAGAGGCTAAGAAAACTCGCGATATCCTCGCTGCTCAATTGGCCTGCCCAGTCGACTTTGTCGCAGAAATTGAAGCCATGTACGCAGCCGGCATGCGCACCTTCCTCGAGGTTGGCCCTGGTGCGCGTTTGACCGGTATGGTCAAAGCGATCCTTGGTGAACGAGCCTGCCAGGCGATTGCCGTCGACGCCTCCAATGGCAAGCGTTCGGGCATCAACGACCTGGCCCGGGCCCTGGCTCAGCTGAGCGCGCTGGGTTACCCGGTTGTACTGTCGAACTGGGATGAAGGCTACGCTGCAAGCATCAAGTCAAAGCAGGGCAAAAAGCCCGGCATGACGATTCCTTTGACCGGCGCTAACTATTTCAAACGCCCCGCAAAGCGTCCGCCGGTCGCGCAACAAGCCGCACCCGTTGCAACTCCTGCGGCAGCGCCTGTCGCTCATGCTGTTCCGCAAGCGGTGTCGACGCCGAGTTCGACGGCACCTGTCACCGATGCCGGTTCCCTGCAGGAAGCCTTGCAGATGACCCGTCAGAGCATGCAGGCTTTGCAGAATCTGCAGGAGCAGACGTCGCGCCTGCATCAACAGTTCCTTGCCGGTCAGGAAGCCGCGACCCACTCTTTCCTTAACCTGGTTGATCAGCAAAACCGTCTGATACAGGGCCAGCCGTTGAAGCCTGCTGTTGCCCCCGTTGCTCAGGCCCCTGTTGCTGCCGTTGCTCCGGTTCAGCCGATGGCCGCTCCAGTTGCACCGGTTCCGACAGCTGTGACTGCCGCGCCAGCGCCGATTTTTGCCCCTGCCTTTGACAGCAATAAGGTCTCCTCGATTCTGCTCGCGGTCATCGCTGAAAAAACCGGTTATCCGGAAGAGATGCTGGAACTGGAGATGACCCTCGATGCCGACCTGGGTATCGATTCGATCAAGCGTGTGGAGATCCTTTCCGCGCTGCAGGAGCAGTTGCCCGAAGCCCCTGCGGTCAAGCCGGAGGATCTGGGCACTCTACAGACTCTCGGCCAGATCATTGAGCACTTAAGTGCCGGCATGGCGGCGTCACCCACGGCTGCCGCTGCCGCATTGCCAGCAGTTGACAGCAATGTCGTTTCAGCCACCTTGCTTGCCGTGATCGCCGAGAAGACCGGTTACCCGGAAGAGATGCTGGAACTGGAGATGACCCTCGATACCGACCTCGGTATTGATTCGATCAAGCGTGTAGAGATCCTCTCCGCATTACAGGAAAAGTTGCCGGAGGCTCCTGCCGTCAAGCCGGAAGACCTTGGCACTCTGCAGACTCTTGGCCAGATCATCGCTCATTTGAGTGCCGGTATGTCACCGGCATCGGCCGCTCAAGGTGCTGTGCCGGTTGCGGCCCCTGAGGTTGATGGTCGCCGTATCTCAAGCGTGTTGCTCGAAGTGATCGCCGAGAAGACCGGCTATCCGATCGAGATGCTTGAGATGGAGATGGCTCTCGATACTGATCTGGGTATTGATTCGATCAAACGCGTCGAAATCCTCTCTGCGCTCCAGGAAAAGTTGCCGGAAGCTCCGGCCGTCAAGCCTGAAGATCTGGGTGTGTTGCAGACGCTTGGCCAGATTGTCGATCATTTGAGCGCAGGCATGGTCATTGACGCGCCAGTAGCACAGGCCGCTGCAGCGCCAGCTCTTGATAGCGGTCGCGTTGCAAGCGTGCTGCTCGAAGTGATCGCCGAGAAGACCGGCTATCCGATTGAGATGCTTGAGATGGAGATGGCCCTCGACACCGATCTTGGTATCGATTCGATCAAGCGTGTTGAAATTCTTTCCTCATTGCAGGAGAAGCTCCCCGAGGCACCGGCGGTTAAACCGGAAGATCTTGGCGTGCTGCAAACCCTCGGTCAGATCGTAGAACATCTCGCAGTGGCTGGCAACAAGAGCGCCGCACCGGTAACACCCGTTGCAACGAGCAGTCCACTGGATCGTGATGCCGTGGCGGCAACCTTGCTGGACGTGATTGCCGGCAAAACCGGTTACCCGGTCGAGATGCTTGAACTTGAGATGGCGCTTGATACGGATCTCGGCATCGATTCGATCAAACGCGTCGAGATTCTCTCCGCTCTGCAGGACAAACTACCGGGAGCACCGGCGATCAAACCGGAACACCTAGGCACTTTACAGACTGTTGGTCATATTGTGGATTTTCTCGCCAGTGTGTCCGGCGTCTCTGAACCAGAGGCGAAGGTTGAAGCGCCTCTTGAGTTGCCGTCTGTAGGCAGCGGTGTGGAACGCAAGGTCCTCAAGGCGATTCCGTTGCCGTCCTCCGGGAATCGGGAGTCACTAAATCTGGCAAAAGGGTCTCTGGTTTGGGTCAGTGATGATGGTTCGGAGCTGACCAATGCGCTTTGCCAGCAGCTGGAAGCCCAAGGGCTGAAGGCTGAGAAAACCAGTCTCGCTCAACTTGATGGCCTTGTCCCGAATGACAACCTGGCTGGGCTGGTCCTGGTTGCTCCACACTCCGGTAGTGATGATCTTTTCCTGCAGAGCGCTTTCCGCCTGATGCAATTGGCGGAGCCAGCGCTTAAAGCTGCTGCTGATAAGTCTGGAGCGGTCATGGCTACGGTGTCGCGACTGAACGGTTGTTTCGGTCTGGCTGACGGTGGTGCAGTGACCGATGCCCTTTCAGGAGGCTTGGCCGGTCTGGCCAAAACGGCCGGGCACGAGTGGCCTGAAGTCGCCTGCAAAGCCTTCGACCTGTCGGCAGACCTGACTGATGTGAATAAAAGCGCAGAAATGCTGGTTGGCGAACTTCTGGTTGACGGTGTCCAGGAAGTCGGTTTCTCGACTCAAGGTTTGCAAACGCTCAGCTTGGTCGAAGAAGCTATCTCTGGTGAAAAGCTTGATTCGCCGGTCGATTATGGTGATGTGGTCGTGGTTAGCGGCGGCGCACGCGGTGTGACTGCGGAGGTTGCGATTGCTCTTGCCGCATCGAGTCGCGCGACACTGTTGCTGCTCGGTCGCAGTGCAGCACCACAATCGGAACCGGTCTGGCTGGAGGGGTTGCAGGGTGAAGCAGTGATCAAAAAAGCGGTGGTTGCTAATGCCGACAGCCCCCTTAAGCCGAAAGATGTGGGTCGCAAGTGCCAGGAGATTCTTGGCAATCGTGAAATCCGCCAGAGCTTGCGGCGCATTAAGGAGGCCGGAGGACAGGCCATCTATCGCTCCGTCGACCTGCGTGACGGGGGTGCTGTTGCAGCTGTCATCAAGGACGTTCGTGAAGAGTACGGTCCGGTCAAGGGTCTGATTCATGGCGCTGGAGTGCTGGCCGATCGCCTGATCAAGGACAAGACCGCAGAGCAGTTTGAGCTAGTCTACAGCACCAAGATCGCGGGCCTGCGCAATCTGCTGACTGCCGTTGCCGATGATGCGTTGAAATTCATGGTGATGTTCTCGTCATCAACCGGGCGTTTCGGCCGCACCGGTCAGGTTGATTATGCCGTGGCCAACGAGATCCTCAATAAGATAGCCCAAGAGGAGGCGGCACAACGTTCTGACTGTCGCGTCCTCTCCCTGAACTGGGGGCCTTGGGATGGAGGCATGGTGACCCCGGCGCTGAAGAAAGTTTTCGCTGAAGAAGGGGTGGCTGTCATCGACCTCAAGGCGGGTGCCGATTACCTGGTCGAGGAAATTGCAACGCCACCGGGTGGGCCGGTCGAGCTGGTGATCCTCGGTGGGCGTGAAGAAGCGGCGAGCGAAGTTTCATCTCAGTCTCATGATAATATCTATGTTTCCAAGGCCTTCGACCTGGAGGTCTCGATTGAACAGTACCCCTTCCTCAAGTCCCACGTCATAGATGGCAAGGCGGTTCTGCCAATGGCGGTGATGATTGAGTGGATGGCGCATGGTGCGATTCATAACAATCCGGGCTTACGTTTCCATGGTTTCAACGATCTGCGGGTGTTGAAAGGTGTCACCCTGGAGCAGGGGCAAAGCCATACCTTGCAGGTGATGACCGGCAAGTCCTTCAAGAGCGGTGGTGTGCATGTCGTGCCCGTGGAGCTCTCAGGTGTTGCGGCGAACGGCAAGCAGTTCGTTCACTGCCGCGCCAGAATCGTTCTGGCTGCCAAGCTGCCTGAAGGCAAGGTGGCTATGGAGCGTGTTGAACTCCAGGCTTACAGTCGGCCGATCGAAGAAGTCTACCAACCTGACCGGCTCTTCCACGGACCAGACTTCCACGGTATCCGTGAGGTAATTGGCTGCTCTGCTGACGGCATCGCTTCGATGGTCCGTCCGGCGCCACTGCCGACCGACTGGATCAAGCAGCCGTTGCGAAATTCATGGCTCTCTGATCCTCTAGCCCTCGACAGCAGCTTCCAGTTGATGATCCTCTGGAGCTTCGAGCGCTACAAGTCTGCATCCCTGCCGGTCTTCGCTGGACGTTATCGTCAGTACCTGGAGCGCTTCCCTGAAAGCGGTGCCGAGATCCGTATCCGCGTGACCAACCAAAATGCCAGCAAGGCCGCTGCGGAAATCGATTTTGTCGACCCGGGCAGCGGCGCACTGATCGCCCGTATCGAGGATTACCAGTGCGTGATTGATACGTCGCTGAATGCGAGCTTCCAGCGCAACAAACTGCAGGGAGTTGCCTGA